A region of Curvibacter sp. AEP1-3 DNA encodes the following proteins:
- a CDS encoding SDR family oxidoreductase — MQPIVLITGGSRGIGAATALAAAEAGYAVAVNYASNSLAADEVVRHIRQQGGNAITVQADVADEAQVLAMFAKVDAKLGRISALVNSAGVVDQACRVADMRLERLRRMLDTNVLGSMLCAREAVRRMSTRYGGEGGSIVNLSSVAATLGSPGQYVDYAASKGAIDSFTVGLAREVAGEGVRVNAVRPGIIDTDIHASGGQPDRAQRLAPQVPMQRPGRAEEVAASILWLMSPQASYTTGALIDVAGGR, encoded by the coding sequence ATGCAACCCATTGTTCTCATTACCGGCGGTTCCCGCGGCATTGGCGCGGCCACCGCCTTGGCTGCTGCAGAGGCCGGCTACGCCGTCGCTGTGAATTACGCGAGCAACTCCCTCGCTGCCGATGAGGTGGTCAGGCACATCCGCCAGCAAGGCGGCAATGCCATAACCGTGCAGGCGGATGTGGCTGATGAAGCCCAAGTACTGGCCATGTTTGCCAAAGTGGACGCCAAGCTTGGCCGCATCAGCGCGCTGGTGAACAGTGCGGGCGTGGTGGACCAGGCCTGCCGGGTCGCCGACATGCGCCTGGAGCGCCTGCGCCGCATGCTGGACACGAACGTGCTGGGCAGCATGCTGTGCGCCCGCGAGGCGGTGCGCCGCATGAGCACCCGTTACGGCGGAGAAGGTGGCAGCATCGTCAATCTCTCCAGCGTTGCGGCTACGCTGGGCTCGCCCGGGCAGTATGTGGACTACGCCGCCAGCAAGGGGGCGATTGACAGCTTCACCGTGGGCTTGGCGCGTGAAGTGGCGGGTGAAGGGGTGCGGGTGAATGCGGTACGCCCTGGCATTATCGACACCGACATCCACGCCTCCGGCGGGCAGCCGGACCGCGCCCAGCGCTTGGCGCCTCAGGTGCCCATGCAGCGCCCCGGCCGTGCCGAAGAGGTGGCAGCCAGCATCCTCTGGCTGATGAGCCCGCAGGCCAGCTACACCACCGGCGCGCTGATCGACGTGGCAGGCGGGCGCTAA
- a CDS encoding amidohydrolase family protein: MTQRVWTWLAVAGCWAAPAAYAADYAGPIFDAHLHYNVEAQQAHPVDDVLGRMQRSGVRAVLANSRPNDGTRTLADAGAQTRAAGVTVVPLVRLYRDRADYDNWFRDPSIATMVDTELRRGTAAGPYRGLGEFHLYDSANAAGPVAAQLMARAEREGLVVLAHVDDVAIDGLLRATPSAGARSRLVWAHTGIGGVPVERVRALLRQYPGLMGELSYRPGLTCSAGGAPVLCPEWRSLLLDFPDRFVIGSDTWVNQRWQYYEALMQEYRSWLGDLPPVVARQVAWGNAAGLFGLPAEPAPRP; encoded by the coding sequence ATGACACAGCGGGTTTGGACATGGCTGGCAGTCGCGGGCTGTTGGGCCGCGCCAGCTGCTTACGCGGCAGACTATGCCGGGCCCATTTTTGATGCGCACTTGCACTACAACGTGGAGGCCCAGCAGGCGCATCCTGTGGACGACGTGCTGGGCCGCATGCAACGCAGTGGCGTGCGTGCCGTGCTGGCCAACTCCCGCCCGAATGACGGCACCCGCACGCTGGCAGACGCCGGCGCCCAGACTCGCGCTGCTGGCGTCACGGTGGTGCCCCTGGTGCGCCTGTACCGCGACCGGGCGGATTACGACAACTGGTTCCGCGACCCGAGCATTGCCACCATGGTGGATACCGAACTCCGCCGTGGCACCGCAGCCGGGCCCTACCGGGGGCTGGGTGAATTCCATCTGTACGACAGCGCCAATGCTGCCGGCCCAGTGGCGGCGCAGCTCATGGCCCGCGCCGAGCGCGAGGGGCTGGTGGTGCTGGCGCATGTGGACGACGTCGCCATTGACGGCTTGCTGCGTGCCACGCCTTCGGCCGGTGCCCGCAGCCGGCTTGTTTGGGCCCACACCGGCATAGGTGGAGTGCCGGTTGAGCGGGTGCGTGCGCTGTTGCGCCAATACCCGGGCTTGATGGGCGAGCTGTCTTACCGGCCGGGGCTGACCTGCTCTGCCGGGGGAGCTCCGGTGCTGTGCCCCGAGTGGCGATCTCTGTTGCTGGACTTTCCGGACCGCTTTGTGATCGGTTCAGACACCTGGGTCAACCAGCGCTGGCAGTACTACGAGGCTTTGATGCAGGAGTACCGCAGCTGGTTGGGGGACTTGCCCCCGGTGGTGGCGCGCCAAGTGGCATGGGGCAATGCGGCGGGCTTGTTCGGCCTGCCGGCAGAGCCCGCCCCGCGCCCTTGA
- a CDS encoding MarC family protein produces the protein MDLKPLVTLLAIVNPLAIVPFFIHYTQGFSGAQRRNTIWVSSFSAFVVIAVSALLGLQILEFFGISLASFQVGGGMLLLTSALNMLNAQPAEAKTSTHELQDGAEKAAMGASIAVVPLTIPLLTGPATMSTVVIYADKAKTFFQLSTLVGYGVVVALATALCFSLAQPIARVLGKTGINVMTRLMGLILAALAVEVMSDGLTKLFPVLSGH, from the coding sequence ATGGATCTCAAACCTCTGGTGACCTTGCTGGCCATCGTGAACCCCTTGGCCATCGTGCCGTTTTTCATCCACTACACCCAGGGCTTTTCCGGCGCGCAGCGGCGCAACACCATCTGGGTGTCCTCCTTCAGCGCTTTTGTGGTGATTGCGGTCAGCGCCCTGCTGGGCCTGCAGATTCTGGAATTCTTCGGCATCTCGCTGGCCAGCTTCCAGGTGGGCGGCGGCATGCTGCTGCTGACCAGTGCGCTCAACATGCTGAACGCCCAACCCGCCGAAGCCAAGACCAGCACCCATGAATTGCAGGACGGCGCGGAGAAAGCCGCCATGGGCGCCAGCATTGCCGTGGTGCCCCTGACCATTCCTTTGCTGACCGGCCCGGCCACCATGTCCACCGTGGTGATTTATGCCGACAAGGCCAAAACCTTTTTCCAGCTCAGCACCCTGGTGGGCTATGGCGTGGTGGTGGCCTTGGCCACCGCCTTGTGCTTTTCATTGGCGCAGCCGATTGCGCGCGTGCTGGGCAAGACCGGCATCAATGTGATGACCCGCTTGATGGGCCTGATCCTTGCAGCCCTCGCGGTGGAAGTGATGAGCGACGGCCTGACCAAACTGTTCCCGGTGCTGAGCGGGCACTAA
- a CDS encoding LON peptidase substrate-binding domain-containing protein, with amino-acid sequence MPELLTLQSLPLFPLNTVLFPGGSLQLQIFEVRYLDLIGRCHKTGAPFGVVSLLQGDEVRRAEPAGEGFAQEDFVDIGTLATVTEFSAPQAGLMLVRCTAGERFRIIRRERLKHGLWVADVQGLQPDRVMPVPDDLKVVAQALESLLDNLQQRTDAAQLPVQPPYRFDDCAWVANRWCELLQLPPPLRQGLMQLDNPLLRLELVGDFLSRNGIAGD; translated from the coding sequence ATGCCCGAGTTGCTGACCCTGCAGTCCCTGCCGCTGTTTCCGCTGAACACGGTGCTGTTTCCGGGCGGGAGCCTGCAGCTGCAGATTTTTGAAGTCCGCTACCTTGACCTGATCGGTCGCTGCCACAAAACCGGTGCGCCTTTCGGTGTGGTCTCATTGCTTCAGGGTGACGAAGTGCGCCGGGCAGAGCCGGCTGGCGAGGGGTTTGCCCAAGAGGACTTTGTCGACATAGGCACCCTGGCCACCGTGACCGAGTTTTCGGCCCCGCAGGCCGGGTTGATGCTGGTGCGTTGCACAGCCGGAGAGCGCTTTCGCATCATCCGCCGCGAGCGGCTCAAACACGGTTTGTGGGTTGCTGATGTGCAAGGCTTGCAACCGGACAGAGTGATGCCGGTCCCCGACGACTTGAAAGTGGTGGCGCAGGCGCTTGAGTCCTTGCTGGACAATCTGCAGCAGCGCACGGATGCCGCCCAACTACCGGTGCAGCCGCCCTACCGGTTTGACGACTGCGCCTGGGTGGCCAACCGCTGGTGTGAGCTGCTGCAGCTCCCGCCACCACTGCGCCAGGGGCTGATGCAATTGGACAACCCGCTGTTGCGTCTGGAGCTGGTGGGCGACTTCCTGAGCCGCAACGGCATCGCCGGCGACTGA
- a CDS encoding ABC-type transport auxiliary lipoprotein family protein, whose product MKSGAARAYSTGAKALFGLMLAGVLAGCAAPRPGTALVYDFGPGALALAPANRMAPLPPLVLAEVQAPQALDNTSVLYRLNYSDAHVLQPYAQARWSMPPAQLLRQQLRAALSAQRAVLNANEGVQSPAGALVLRLELEEFSQIFDSPQASSGLLRLRATLSQSAPGGEALVAQRVVLVKSPSASPDAAGGVRALAAAAALAVEQLDQWVQQTQAALPAKL is encoded by the coding sequence ATGAAATCAGGAGCAGCTCGCGCATATTCCACGGGCGCCAAGGCCTTGTTTGGCTTGATGTTGGCAGGTGTGCTTGCGGGGTGTGCCGCGCCGCGCCCCGGCACGGCGCTCGTCTATGACTTCGGTCCCGGCGCCTTAGCGCTGGCGCCCGCCAACCGCATGGCACCGCTGCCGCCCCTGGTGCTGGCAGAGGTGCAAGCGCCGCAAGCACTGGACAACACCTCGGTGCTGTACCGGCTGAATTACAGCGATGCCCACGTGCTGCAGCCGTATGCCCAGGCCCGCTGGAGCATGCCGCCGGCCCAATTGCTGCGCCAGCAACTGCGTGCCGCCTTGAGCGCGCAGCGCGCCGTGTTGAATGCCAATGAAGGTGTCCAGTCCCCGGCGGGCGCCTTGGTTCTGCGCTTGGAGCTAGAAGAGTTCAGCCAGATTTTTGACTCCCCCCAAGCCAGCAGCGGCCTGCTGCGCTTGCGCGCAACGCTCTCCCAGTCGGCCCCCGGAGGCGAGGCGCTGGTCGCCCAGCGTGTGGTGCTGGTGAAGAGCCCGTCCGCAAGCCCTGATGCCGCGGGTGGCGTGCGTGCCTTGGCCGCAGCAGCGGCCCTGGCCGTAGAGCAGCTGGACCAGTGGGTGCAGCAAACCCAGGCCGCTTTGCCGGCCAAACTCTGA
- a CDS encoding MlaD family protein yields MENKSHAFAAGAFVLVLLALMTALAVWLTRDTTEQRVFEISSPEGVTGLQPQAAVRYKGVLVGRVTEIALDPVQRGNVLLRIAVNETAPITQSTFAALGFQGVTGLAFIQLDDKEEGSAALVAQGDAVPRIPMRPSMVSRLSEQGGNLLTQLEQASIRMNSLLATDNQKQLMGAIGNLSQAAANISALTQRAGAVLGAEGAPDAVNLPRMVQQADVTLKSMQSTAERLSTSAEAVRNSADEFRRTNRRLNEPGGTLDKIAQSTEALATTSRQVQSQLLPRLNRTVEDTGRTVRQVGRAAETLGDNPQSVLWGRSSTAPGPGERGFVAPPAAATAP; encoded by the coding sequence ATGGAAAACAAATCCCACGCTTTTGCTGCCGGCGCCTTCGTTTTGGTGCTGTTGGCGTTGATGACAGCACTGGCTGTCTGGCTGACCCGCGACACCACCGAGCAACGCGTGTTCGAAATCTCCAGTCCCGAAGGGGTGACTGGCCTTCAGCCTCAGGCAGCTGTCCGCTACAAAGGCGTGCTGGTGGGCCGGGTGACCGAGATCGCGCTGGACCCGGTGCAACGCGGCAATGTGCTCCTGCGCATTGCCGTCAATGAGACGGCACCCATCACCCAAAGCACCTTTGCGGCATTGGGCTTTCAGGGCGTGACCGGCCTGGCGTTTATCCAGTTGGATGACAAGGAAGAGGGCAGCGCGGCCTTGGTGGCGCAAGGCGATGCGGTGCCCCGCATCCCCATGCGGCCCAGCATGGTGTCCCGCCTGTCAGAGCAAGGTGGAAACCTGCTCACCCAACTGGAGCAAGCCAGCATCCGCATGAACAGCTTGTTGGCCACCGACAACCAGAAGCAGCTCATGGGGGCCATCGGCAACCTGAGCCAGGCGGCCGCCAATATCAGTGCTTTGACGCAGCGTGCCGGTGCTGTTTTGGGTGCCGAGGGTGCCCCGGACGCGGTGAACCTGCCCCGTATGGTGCAGCAGGCCGACGTCACCTTGAAAAGCATGCAATCCACAGCTGAGCGTTTAAGCACCAGCGCAGAAGCGGTGCGCAACTCTGCCGACGAGTTCCGGCGGACCAACCGCCGTCTGAATGAGCCGGGCGGCACCTTGGACAAAATTGCACAAAGCACCGAGGCGCTGGCCACCACCAGCCGGCAGGTGCAGAGCCAGTTGCTGCCACGCTTGAACCGCACAGTGGAAGACACGGGCCGCACCGTGCGCCAGGTGGGCCGCGCAGCAGAAACGCTGGGCGACAATCCGCAAAGCGTGCTGTGGGGGCGCAGCAGCACGGCGCCGGGCCCCGGTGAACGGGGCTTCGTGGCACCACCTGCTGCGGCGACTGCCCCATGA
- a CDS encoding ABC transporter ATP-binding protein: MSDALEPMVRIEKLWSVFKTAGVSTVIHQDLDLTVAPGEMLSIVGGSGGGKTVLLRQMLGLETPARGTVTVQGRPAAELGRAGASSRVGMLFQHGALFSAFTVLENIAFPLRELGTLPPALVRDVAMVKLQMVGLDAKHAHKMPADLSGGMIKRVALARALAMDPPLILLDEPTAGLDPDSADGFCALLKSLHQELGLTMVMVTHDLDTIFELSTRIAVVADKHVVVDAAPDVVVAFDHPFVQDFFRGGRGHRAQVLLHSAANAG, encoded by the coding sequence ATGAGCGACGCATTGGAGCCCATGGTCCGGATTGAAAAGCTCTGGTCGGTGTTCAAGACGGCGGGCGTGTCTACGGTCATTCACCAGGACCTGGATCTCACGGTAGCCCCCGGTGAAATGTTGTCCATCGTGGGTGGCTCAGGCGGTGGCAAAACGGTGTTGCTGCGCCAGATGCTGGGGCTGGAGACGCCCGCGCGGGGCACGGTCACGGTGCAAGGCCGTCCGGCTGCTGAGCTGGGCCGGGCCGGTGCGTCCAGCCGGGTGGGCATGTTGTTCCAGCATGGGGCTTTGTTCTCTGCCTTTACTGTATTGGAAAACATTGCTTTCCCTCTGCGTGAGCTGGGCACCTTGCCACCTGCGCTGGTGCGCGATGTGGCCATGGTCAAGCTGCAGATGGTGGGGCTGGATGCCAAACACGCCCACAAAATGCCGGCGGACCTGTCTGGCGGCATGATCAAGCGGGTGGCTTTGGCCCGCGCCTTGGCCATGGACCCGCCCTTGATTTTGTTGGACGAACCCACGGCAGGTCTGGACCCGGACAGTGCGGATGGCTTTTGCGCGCTGCTGAAAAGCCTGCATCAAGAGTTGGGATTGACCATGGTCATGGTGACACACGACCTCGATACCATCTTTGAGTTGAGCACCCGCATTGCAGTGGTGGCCGACAAGCATGTGGTGGTGGATGCCGCACCCGATGTGGTGGTGGCGTTTGACCACCCCTTTGTGCAGGACTTTTTCCGCGGCGGTCGGGGTCACCGTGCGCAAGTGCTCTTGCATTCCGCTGCCAATGCAGGTTAG
- a CDS encoding MlaE family ABC transporter permease, protein MRTLATLYCSLVEDTQPGLQLAQDPEGPRVILRGRWTADALSAKHVWQPLEKALHGVPGHGGSAVAWDLREAQRIDHTGAQVLWNAWGRQWPAKLQAEPLQKALLDRVAKFTVPTPPVERLDWHALLVSLGRKLARVESHLGGMVRLIGQLMLDVLQLMRHPLQGPWRDVSGHLYRIGATALPITALVGFLIGVVLAYLMSKQLRQYGADSFIVNILGMSLIRELGPVLAAILVAGRSGSAITAQIGVMRVTEELDAMRVMGIPKGFRLVMPRTLAMAIAMPLVAVWTTMAALLGGMLASDLSMGLTPAYFFTALPKTVEISNLWLSLVKSCVFGVLISLLACHHGLRVKPDTQSLGEGTTASVVSSITMVILVDALFAVIFKSVGL, encoded by the coding sequence ATGCGCACCTTAGCCACTCTCTATTGCAGCCTCGTGGAGGATACCCAGCCCGGACTTCAGCTCGCCCAAGACCCCGAGGGTCCCCGGGTGATCCTGCGTGGCCGCTGGACGGCCGATGCGCTCTCTGCGAAGCACGTCTGGCAGCCCCTGGAGAAGGCACTCCACGGCGTGCCGGGTCATGGGGGGAGCGCAGTAGCATGGGACCTGCGTGAGGCCCAGCGGATCGATCACACCGGTGCCCAGGTGCTGTGGAATGCGTGGGGCCGCCAATGGCCGGCCAAGCTCCAGGCCGAGCCGCTGCAAAAGGCGCTGTTGGACCGGGTCGCCAAATTCACGGTACCGACCCCACCCGTTGAGCGTCTGGACTGGCATGCCCTGTTGGTTTCGCTCGGGCGCAAGCTGGCCCGCGTAGAGAGTCACCTCGGTGGCATGGTGCGCCTGATCGGGCAGTTGATGCTGGATGTGCTGCAGCTGATGCGACACCCCCTTCAAGGGCCATGGCGCGATGTGTCGGGGCACTTGTACCGCATAGGGGCCACCGCCCTGCCCATCACCGCCCTGGTGGGCTTTTTGATCGGTGTGGTGCTGGCCTATCTGATGTCCAAGCAGCTGCGCCAATACGGGGCCGACAGCTTCATCGTCAATATTCTGGGCATGTCGCTGATCCGCGAGTTGGGTCCGGTGCTGGCTGCCATTCTGGTGGCGGGGCGATCGGGTTCCGCCATTACTGCGCAGATCGGCGTCATGCGGGTGACGGAAGAGCTGGACGCCATGCGCGTCATGGGCATACCCAAGGGTTTCCGCCTCGTCATGCCCCGTACGTTGGCAATGGCCATTGCCATGCCTCTGGTGGCGGTCTGGACCACGATGGCGGCCCTGTTGGGTGGCATGCTGGCTTCTGACTTGTCCATGGGACTCACCCCGGCTTATTTCTTTACCGCCTTGCCCAAGACGGTGGAAATTTCCAACCTCTGGCTGTCCCTGGTCAAGTCCTGTGTGTTCGGGGTGTTGATTTCCCTGCTGGCCTGTCACCACGGTTTGCGTGTCAAGCCCGACACCCAGAGCCTGGGCGAGGGCACCACGGCTTCGGTGGTGAGTTCCATCACCATGGTGATTCTGGTGGACGCGCTGTTTGCGGTGATTTTCAAATCGGTGGGCCTATGA
- a CDS encoding enoyl-CoA hydratase/isomerase family protein gives MQEQDPISDELAIEQRAGVLWLTIQREERRNAMSHGVIAGMAQAIRAAQQQRDIRAIVITGAGPKAFCSGADLQASKVFTGNFSEPHAHLAQLLRAARASHIPLIARVNGFCLAGGMGLLSMCDMAVASTHATFGLPEVKVGVFPAQVLTVLQHLIPRRVLTEMCITGEPITSAQALTYGLVNHVADDVDEKLQWLLDRLLDKSPAAIRRGLYTMKSVETMTFEESMAFTESQIALFTLTEDAQEGQKAFQEKRKPVWTGQ, from the coding sequence ATGCAAGAACAAGACCCCATTTCCGACGAGCTGGCCATTGAGCAACGCGCAGGCGTGTTGTGGCTCACCATCCAGCGCGAAGAGCGCCGCAACGCCATGAGCCATGGCGTCATTGCCGGAATGGCACAAGCCATACGCGCAGCCCAGCAGCAGCGGGATATTCGAGCCATCGTCATTACCGGCGCAGGACCCAAGGCCTTTTGCTCGGGGGCCGATTTGCAAGCCTCCAAAGTGTTCACAGGGAACTTCTCTGAACCCCACGCCCACTTGGCGCAGCTCCTGCGCGCAGCGCGGGCCAGCCACATTCCCCTGATTGCACGGGTCAACGGCTTTTGCCTGGCCGGTGGCATGGGCCTGCTGTCCATGTGTGACATGGCGGTGGCGTCCACGCATGCGACCTTCGGGTTACCGGAGGTCAAGGTCGGAGTGTTTCCGGCACAGGTGCTGACGGTGCTGCAGCACCTGATTCCACGCCGGGTATTGACCGAGATGTGCATTACCGGTGAGCCCATCACCAGCGCACAAGCCCTGACATATGGGCTGGTCAACCATGTGGCGGATGATGTGGACGAGAAGCTGCAATGGCTGCTGGACCGCTTGCTGGACAAGTCGCCGGCCGCCATCCGCCGCGGGCTTTACACCATGAAGTCCGTAGAGACCATGACGTTTGAAGAGTCCATGGCCTTTACGGAAAGCCAGATTGCGCTTTTCACGCTGACCGAAGACGCTCAGGAGGGCCAGAAAGCCTTTCAGGAAAAGCGCAAACCCGTTTGGACGGGTCAATGA
- a CDS encoding putative Na+/H+ antiporter, which produces MITMTDAPSLLNIVGAVLFGIALVHTFCAKFFESLAHRHPAHAGLLHLLGEVEVVFGFWAFVLVAAMALIAGSKEAIDYAESRQYTEPLFVCVVMVVAASQPVLEAVRSLLAGISYLVPLPAPLVLAWLGLAVVPLLGSLITEPAAMTLAALMLAPQIFRPDMPERLKYAALGVLFVNISIGGTLTSYAAPPVLMVASTWNWDTAFMASQFGWKAALAVLINASAMAWVLRKHLPAAIDANAAATQEAVPWLVSLVHLAFLAGVVVLAHHPVLFLGLFLFFLGYTQAYARFQSPLILKEGLLVGFFLAGLVVLGGMQQWWLQPIVSSLAPTELFFGALVLTAVTDNAALTYLGSLIQGISPAAQYMLVAGAVAGGGLTVIANAPNPAGVALLRQGFEDQSIGAGGLLLGALLPTAVAAACFLML; this is translated from the coding sequence ATGATCACCATGACTGACGCCCCTTCCCTGTTGAATATCGTCGGTGCCGTGCTCTTTGGCATAGCGCTGGTGCACACCTTCTGTGCCAAATTTTTTGAATCGCTCGCGCACCGCCATCCCGCCCATGCAGGTCTTTTGCATTTGCTGGGGGAAGTCGAAGTGGTGTTCGGCTTCTGGGCGTTCGTGCTGGTGGCAGCCATGGCCTTGATAGCGGGAAGCAAAGAAGCCATTGATTACGCCGAGTCGCGCCAGTACACCGAGCCGCTGTTTGTATGCGTGGTCATGGTGGTGGCTGCATCCCAGCCGGTGTTGGAAGCGGTGCGCTCCCTGTTGGCCGGCATCAGCTACTTAGTACCTTTGCCTGCGCCGCTGGTACTGGCATGGCTGGGCTTGGCAGTGGTGCCGCTGCTGGGCTCGCTGATTACTGAGCCCGCAGCCATGACCTTGGCAGCCCTGATGCTGGCACCCCAGATCTTCCGGCCGGACATGCCGGAGCGCCTCAAGTACGCCGCTTTGGGCGTGTTGTTTGTGAACATTTCCATTGGGGGCACATTGACCTCCTACGCCGCGCCACCCGTGCTGATGGTCGCATCTACCTGGAACTGGGACACGGCTTTCATGGCCAGCCAGTTCGGCTGGAAAGCGGCATTGGCTGTGTTGATCAACGCCAGTGCGATGGCCTGGGTTTTGCGCAAGCACTTGCCAGCTGCCATTGACGCAAATGCGGCAGCCACCCAAGAAGCAGTACCTTGGCTGGTCAGTCTGGTGCATCTGGCATTTCTGGCTGGCGTCGTCGTGCTGGCCCACCACCCTGTGCTGTTCCTGGGCCTGTTCCTGTTCTTCCTTGGCTACACCCAGGCCTATGCCCGTTTCCAGAGTCCGCTGATCCTCAAAGAGGGCCTGCTGGTCGGCTTCTTTCTTGCCGGTCTCGTCGTTCTCGGCGGCATGCAGCAGTGGTGGCTGCAGCCCATCGTGTCCAGCCTGGCACCCACCGAACTTTTCTTCGGCGCTCTGGTACTGACTGCGGTCACGGACAACGCCGCGCTCACCTACCTGGGCTCGCTGATTCAAGGTATTTCGCCGGCTGCGCAGTACATGCTGGTGGCCGGTGCAGTGGCTGGTGGCGGCCTCACCGTCATCGCGAATGCGCCCAACCCGGCCGGCGTGGCCTTGCTGCGTCAAGGCTTTGAAGACCAATCGATAGGCGCGGGCGGCTTGCTGCTCGGTGCCTTGCTCCCCACCGCAGTAGCTGCGGCCTGCTTCCTGATGCTATGA
- a CDS encoding GMC family oxidoreductase: MNNDTTFDYIIIGAGTAGCLLANRLSANASKRVLLIEAGRKDDYHWIHIPVGYLYCIGNPRTDWLFQTAAEAGLNGRCLRYPRGKTLGGCSSINGMIYMRGQARDYDRWAQLTGDASWTWDNSLPYFKLHEDHYKGANALHGAKGTASPLIQHNSTDYGKVLRHHQAGGEWRVEKQRLRWDVLDAFAQAATEAGVPATDDFNRGSNEGVGYFEVNQRAGWRWNTAKAFLRPMCYARPNFELWTSAQVAKLVLEQNSGSGPMDAPLRCTGVQVWSGSEMVTATARNEVLLCAGAVGSPQILQLSGIGPGALLQEHGVPVVQDTPGVGANLQDHLQIRAVFKVKNTTTLNTQANSLWGKARIGLEYALKRSGPMSMAPSQLGAFTRSSPDQAYPNIQYHVQPLSLEAFGEPLHSFNAFTASVCNLNPTSRGAVSIQSNDFRSAPKIAPNYLSTDEDRKVAADSLRITRRIVAQPALQKYQPEEYKPGVQFQTDAELAQLAGDIATTIFHPVGTTKMGRVEGPDHDPMAVVDSRLKVRGVAGLRVVDAGVMPLITSGNTNSPTLMIAEKAAQWIAEDAELRQ, translated from the coding sequence ATGAACAACGACACCACTTTCGACTACATCATCATCGGCGCAGGTACGGCAGGCTGCCTGCTCGCAAACCGGTTGAGTGCCAATGCATCCAAGCGGGTGCTCTTGATCGAGGCCGGGCGCAAAGATGATTACCACTGGATTCACATCCCGGTGGGCTACCTCTACTGCATCGGCAACCCGCGCACCGACTGGCTGTTCCAGACTGCGGCTGAAGCCGGACTGAACGGGCGCTGCCTGCGCTACCCCCGCGGCAAAACACTGGGCGGCTGCAGCAGCATCAACGGCATGATTTACATGCGCGGCCAGGCCCGCGACTACGACCGCTGGGCCCAGCTCACCGGCGACGCCAGCTGGACTTGGGACAACAGCTTGCCTTACTTCAAGCTCCATGAAGACCACTACAAGGGCGCCAACGCACTGCATGGTGCCAAAGGAACGGCCTCTCCGTTGATCCAGCACAACAGCACCGATTACGGCAAGGTGCTGCGCCACCACCAGGCGGGCGGCGAATGGCGGGTAGAAAAACAGCGCCTGCGTTGGGACGTCCTGGACGCATTTGCACAAGCCGCCACAGAGGCCGGTGTACCTGCCACCGACGACTTCAACCGCGGCAGCAATGAAGGCGTGGGTTACTTCGAGGTGAACCAGCGTGCAGGCTGGCGCTGGAACACCGCCAAGGCTTTCTTGCGCCCCATGTGCTACGCCCGGCCCAACTTCGAGCTATGGACGAGTGCCCAAGTCGCCAAGCTGGTCTTGGAGCAGAACAGCGGTAGCGGACCTATGGATGCGCCGCTGCGCTGCACGGGCGTGCAGGTCTGGAGCGGCAGCGAAATGGTGACGGCTACTGCCCGCAATGAGGTCTTGCTGTGCGCCGGCGCTGTCGGCTCCCCGCAGATCCTGCAACTCTCTGGCATCGGCCCGGGGGCACTCTTGCAGGAGCATGGCGTCCCGGTCGTACAGGACACACCCGGCGTGGGCGCCAATCTGCAGGATCACCTGCAAATTCGCGCCGTCTTCAAGGTCAAAAACACCACGACCCTCAACACCCAGGCCAACAGCCTGTGGGGCAAAGCCAGGATCGGGTTGGAATATGCACTCAAGCGCAGCGGCCCCATGAGCATGGCGCCCAGCCAGCTCGGCGCCTTTACTCGCAGCAGCCCGGACCAGGCTTATCCCAACATCCAGTACCACGTGCAACCCTTGAGCCTGGAAGCATTCGGTGAGCCCCTGCACAGCTTCAACGCGTTTACCGCGAGCGTGTGCAACCTGAACCCCACCAGCCGTGGGGCCGTCAGCATCCAGTCCAACGACTTCCGGAGTGCCCCGAAAATTGCGCCGAACTACCTGAGCACCGACGAAGACCGCAAAGTGGCCGCAGACTCTCTGCGCATCACGCGTCGCATCGTCGCGCAACCGGCACTGCAAAAATACCAACCGGAAGAATACAAACCGGGTGTGCAGTTCCAGACGGATGCCGAGCTGGCCCAACTGGCAGGGGATATTGCCACCACTATCTTCCACCCGGTGGGCACTACCAAGATGGGAAGGGTCGAAGGCCCGGACCACGACCCCATGGCTGTGGTGGACAGCCGCCTCAAAGTGCGGGGCGTGGCCGGCTTGCGAGTGGTCGATGCGGGTGTGATGCCCCTCATTACCAGCGGCAACACCAATTCACCCACTTTGATGATTGCCGAGAAGGCCGCGCAATGGATTGCCGAGGATGCCGAGCTGCGCCAATGA